The following is a genomic window from Desulfurococcaceae archaeon.
GAACAAGGCCACGAACACTATTGAACCAAGTACTGCCGGGTAATCATAGCTTAAAAGCGCCATGCCCGCGTAGTACCCTATGCCCGGCCACACGTACACGAGCTCCACCATGAAGGCACCTATGAGGGTATAGCCGAAGCTGAGGCCTAGTGAAGCTATTACTGGTGAAATCACGCTTCTTAAGACGTACCTGTAGATCAGCGTTCTCCTGTTTATTCCGTTAACCTCTAAGAACCTTACGAAGTTCTCATTCAAGACCTCTACAGCTAGGGACCTCACCATTCGGATAGTGAGGCTTAGCGGGTAAAGTGATACCGTTATTGCCGGTAAAACCAGCCTTTTTAAAGCATCTATAAACACGATCATGTTACCCTGTATTAATGAGTCAAGTAGGTAAAAACCCGTTATGGACCTGAAGCCGGTTACTATTGCGAGGGCGGTATCGACGCGCTTACCGGCCGGTAGCACCTTAAGCCATATTCCAAAAACGAGTTGCAATATTAGCGCTACCCAGAAGATGGGCATAGACGCCCCGATCACAGCAATACTGCGAACCACATCATCTTTTATGCTCCCC
Proteins encoded in this region:
- a CDS encoding ABC transporter permease; the protein is MPVTYEYVIKRLFLLVLVVLGVLVITFILTRVIPARPELLWAGPHAPLEAIKRAREELHLDKPIHVQLAYYLRDFFTGNWGVSWRTKQPVFQDILSALPATLELVIIGFAIAVIAGIPLGFYSALRLGSIKDDVVRSIAVIGASMPIFWVALILQLVFGIWLKVLPAGKRVDTALAIVTGFRSITGFYLLDSLIQGNMIVFIDALKRLVLPAITVSLYPLSLTIRMVRSLAVEVLNENFVRFLEVNGINRRTLIYRYVLRSVISPVIASLGLSFGYTLIGAFMVELVYVWPGIGYYAGMALLSYDYPAVLGSIVFVALFYSAINLVVDLVHAWIDPRVKL